In Streptomyces sp. P3, one DNA window encodes the following:
- a CDS encoding endoglycosylceramidase, protein MPNIRARLLAVLVVLCGLCGFLTAAGASPAAADATLPGSLPFDGTALTVSNGRFVDGNGREVVLRGYNVSGETKLDENKGLPFASVADARKSATALRALGGGNSVRFLLSWAYAEPVRGQVDTVYLAAATEQMRAFLDAGIRVYSDFHQDLYSRHLFNQGSWYTGDGAPKWAVDLGGYPAESCGICFFWGQNITQNGAVKAAQYDFWHNAHGVQDNFLATAQQTMAYVRQHLSTEEFAGVLGFDPYNEPYAGTYDSGQTSRTWERDLLWPFYVKFRARMDAAGWQDKPAFVEPNMFWNGNIDSQRQEGGLLDVGTLGSRYVFNTHFYDQKAISGILMWGKAADGQYVTDFGTVRDRAAATGTTAVVSEFGHPLAGNVSDKAPTVLKAMYQALDSRVKGAGWWTTPAVSGPVLSGSQWQWDIYWGRHHELMNGNPDKVLTGGDAWNDEDLSAVRLDDAGNATLRQDARLLDRVYPSATSGTTVAFTYEDRSRDGSTTLTWNPVPGSLPATKQLVGSGQYALLVWRSAGGAAPTELHLPASFPTATTTVVSDLGAVYAPPAYPATTKIAAAVEPGGTGSRRLLLSTSDSGAVHYALVTNGASAPSATQLAAARTELSAWVAQKVG, encoded by the coding sequence ATGCCGAATATCCGGGCACGTCTGCTCGCTGTTCTGGTGGTCCTCTGCGGACTCTGCGGCTTCCTGACGGCTGCGGGCGCCTCGCCCGCAGCCGCGGACGCCACGCTCCCCGGCTCGCTCCCCTTCGACGGCACGGCGCTCACCGTGTCGAACGGCCGCTTCGTCGACGGCAACGGCCGCGAGGTCGTGCTGCGCGGTTACAACGTCTCCGGCGAGACCAAGCTCGACGAGAACAAGGGCCTGCCCTTCGCCTCGGTCGCCGACGCCAGGAAGTCGGCGACCGCGCTGCGCGCCCTCGGCGGCGGCAACTCCGTGCGTTTCCTGCTCTCCTGGGCCTACGCCGAGCCCGTGCGCGGCCAGGTCGACACCGTCTACCTCGCCGCCGCCACCGAGCAGATGCGTGCCTTCCTCGACGCCGGCATCCGCGTCTACTCCGACTTCCACCAGGATCTCTACTCCCGCCACCTGTTCAACCAGGGCAGCTGGTACACCGGCGACGGCGCCCCCAAGTGGGCGGTGGACCTCGGTGGTTACCCCGCCGAGTCCTGCGGCATCTGCTTCTTCTGGGGCCAGAACATCACCCAGAACGGGGCGGTGAAGGCCGCCCAGTACGACTTCTGGCACAACGCCCACGGCGTCCAGGACAACTTCCTCGCCACCGCCCAGCAGACCATGGCGTACGTCAGGCAGCACCTGAGCACCGAGGAGTTCGCCGGCGTCCTCGGCTTCGACCCCTACAACGAGCCCTACGCCGGGACCTACGACTCCGGCCAGACCAGCCGCACCTGGGAACGCGACCTCCTGTGGCCCTTCTACGTGAAGTTCCGGGCCCGGATGGACGCGGCAGGCTGGCAGGACAAGCCCGCCTTCGTCGAGCCGAACATGTTCTGGAACGGCAACATCGACTCCCAGCGGCAGGAGGGCGGACTCCTCGACGTGGGCACGCTCGGCTCGCGCTACGTCTTCAACACCCACTTCTACGACCAGAAGGCCATCTCCGGGATCCTGATGTGGGGCAAGGCGGCGGACGGCCAGTACGTCACCGACTTCGGCACCGTCCGCGACCGGGCCGCGGCGACCGGGACCACGGCCGTCGTCAGCGAGTTCGGCCATCCGCTGGCCGGCAATGTCTCCGACAAGGCGCCGACCGTCCTCAAGGCCATGTACCAGGCCCTCGACTCCCGGGTGAAGGGCGCGGGTTGGTGGACCACCCCGGCCGTCTCCGGCCCGGTCCTGTCCGGCAGCCAGTGGCAGTGGGACATCTACTGGGGCCGCCATCACGAGCTGATGAACGGCAACCCCGACAAGGTGCTCACCGGCGGCGACGCCTGGAACGACGAGGATCTGTCGGCCGTCCGCCTCGACGACGCCGGCAACGCCACGCTCCGTCAGGATGCCCGGCTCCTCGACCGTGTCTACCCGAGCGCCACCTCCGGCACGACCGTCGCCTTCACCTATGAGGACCGCTCCCGCGACGGCTCCACCACCCTCACCTGGAACCCGGTCCCCGGTTCCCTGCCCGCCACGAAGCAGCTCGTCGGCTCCGGCCAGTACGCGCTGCTCGTGTGGCGCTCGGCCGGCGGTGCGGCGCCCACCGAACTGCACCTGCCCGCCTCCTTCCCGACCGCCACGACCACCGTCGTCTCCGACCTCGGCGCCGTGTACGCACCCCCGGCCTACCCGGCCACCACGAAGATCGCGGCGGCCGTCGAACCGGGCGGCACGGGCAGCCGGCGTCTGCTGCTCAGCACGTCCGACTCGGGCGCGGTGCACTACGCACTGGTCACCAACGGCGCGAGTGCGCCGTCCGCGACCCAGCTGGCCGCGGCCCGTACCGAACTGTCGGCGTGGGTGGCCCAGAAGGTGGGGTAG
- a CDS encoding YncE family protein: MPAFTSRHLCSIAAAVALTFTAPAAVATADSAASDSSTAAALREVLFVGNNWEGTADVIKSSGDFAKVGRINVIPDKDARMAEINGDLIKWIYFMAIRNGVGEGHDQFVDDMYTTPDGASVVVSRPSFADVVSIDLSTGKINWRFPVSGYRSDHMAVSPDGKRVAVSASISNTVHVLDIVTGKQVGSFKTGDKPHENIFTKDGKYIYNMAIGDVNTSQDAPWQDFTKGDRRITVVDANTYQQVKIIDMRQRLDAIGLKDYSDAVRPAVFSPDESKLYFQVSFFNGFFEYDLATDKITRTKTLPKNSTTSDDRTTYVNDSRHHGLSMSPDGGKLCVAGTMDDYATIVNRATLQEGPLVTASKPYWATVSGDGKDCVISESGADQVTAIDFATGQKVVSVPVGDHPQRVRLGHVAAGWTGTGS, encoded by the coding sequence ATGCCTGCCTTCACCTCCAGGCACCTTTGCTCCATCGCCGCCGCCGTCGCCCTGACCTTCACCGCTCCCGCCGCCGTCGCGACCGCCGACTCGGCGGCCTCGGACTCCTCGACCGCAGCCGCACTGCGCGAGGTGCTCTTCGTCGGCAACAACTGGGAGGGCACCGCGGACGTCATCAAGTCCAGCGGCGACTTCGCGAAGGTCGGCCGGATCAACGTGATCCCGGACAAGGACGCCCGGATGGCGGAGATCAACGGCGACCTGATCAAGTGGATCTACTTCATGGCCATCCGCAACGGCGTCGGCGAGGGGCACGACCAGTTCGTCGACGACATGTACACCACGCCGGACGGCGCGTCCGTGGTCGTCTCCCGGCCGAGCTTCGCCGACGTCGTCTCCATCGACCTGTCCACCGGAAAGATCAACTGGCGCTTCCCGGTGTCGGGTTACCGCTCGGACCACATGGCCGTCTCCCCCGACGGCAAGCGGGTCGCGGTCTCGGCGTCGATCTCGAACACGGTGCACGTCCTGGACATCGTCACCGGAAAGCAGGTGGGTTCGTTCAAGACCGGCGACAAGCCGCACGAGAACATCTTCACCAAGGACGGCAAGTACATCTACAACATGGCGATCGGAGACGTGAACACGTCCCAGGACGCGCCGTGGCAGGACTTCACGAAGGGCGACCGGCGCATCACCGTCGTCGACGCGAACACGTACCAGCAGGTCAAGATCATCGACATGCGCCAGCGGCTGGACGCGATCGGGCTCAAGGACTACTCGGACGCGGTGCGCCCCGCGGTCTTCTCGCCCGACGAGTCGAAGCTGTACTTCCAGGTGTCGTTCTTCAACGGCTTCTTCGAGTACGACCTCGCCACGGACAAGATCACCCGGACGAAGACCCTGCCGAAGAACTCCACGACCAGCGACGACCGCACCACGTACGTCAACGACTCGCGCCATCACGGCCTGTCGATGAGTCCGGACGGCGGCAAGCTGTGCGTGGCCGGCACGATGGACGACTACGCGACGATCGTCAACCGCGCCACCCTCCAGGAGGGCCCGCTGGTCACCGCCTCCAAGCCCTACTGGGCCACGGTCAGCGGCGACGGCAAGGACTGCGTCATCTCCGAGAGCGGCGCCGACCAGGTGACCGCGATCGACTTCGCCACCGGGCAGAAGGTCGTGTCGGTCCCCGTGGGCGACCATCCGCAACGGGTCCGGCTCGGCCACGTGGCGGCGGGCTGGACCGGTACCGGCAGCTGA
- a CDS encoding TetR/AcrR family transcriptional regulator: MAGRLKAPTGRYGGKSAEQRQAERRGRFLDAALRSFGGPPGYRGTTVASLSEAAGLSTRQFYEEFRTLEDVLAELHLQVNAWAEEAVVAAAVAAEGRPLAERAAAIFRAYAANVTSDPCRIRITFVEIVGVSPRLDEQRLARRARWIDLICAEATAAAARGEGAPRDYRLAATAFIGSVNGLLHDWSAGWVDATLDEVVDELVRQLLAILRPTEGEPGGPRSAR, encoded by the coding sequence ATGGCGGGCAGACTCAAGGCGCCGACCGGCCGCTACGGCGGCAAGTCCGCCGAGCAGCGGCAGGCCGAGCGACGCGGCAGGTTCCTGGACGCGGCGCTGCGGTCGTTCGGCGGCCCGCCCGGCTACCGGGGCACCACCGTCGCCTCGCTCAGTGAGGCGGCCGGCCTCTCGACCCGCCAGTTCTACGAGGAGTTCCGCACCCTCGAGGACGTCCTGGCGGAGCTGCACCTCCAGGTGAACGCCTGGGCCGAGGAGGCGGTCGTGGCCGCCGCCGTCGCCGCCGAGGGCAGGCCGCTCGCCGAACGCGCCGCCGCGATCTTCCGTGCCTACGCCGCCAACGTCACCTCCGACCCCTGTCGCATCCGGATCACCTTCGTCGAGATCGTCGGCGTCAGCCCCCGTCTGGACGAGCAGCGGCTGGCCCGCCGGGCCCGCTGGATCGACCTGATCTGCGCCGAGGCGACGGCGGCCGCCGCCCGCGGAGAGGGCGCCCCGCGCGACTACCGCCTCGCGGCCACGGCCTTCATCGGCAGCGTCAACGGCCTCCTGCACGACTGGAGCGCGGGCTGGGTGGACGCGACGCTGGACGAGGTGGTCGACGAACTGGTCCGGCAACTGCTGGCCATCCTGCGGCCGACGGAAGGGGAGCCCGGCGGGCCGCGGAGCGCACGGTAG
- a CDS encoding glycosyltransferase: MTAGSRGDVAPFTGVGRALVRAGHQVTLVTHARFAPLVAGSGVAFHALPLDPRAELESARGRGLHRSATGPGKLLRVTRMARTLVGQIADDLLAAAREADALLLSASVAPLGHTIAEGLSLPSLGLYLQPVAPTGEFAPPMLGGGSWGAVGNRLAGHGVEAAVERIFTPVLPTVRARLGLPAVRRGVGAARQRPRHGWPVLHGFSPLVVPRPRDWRAELDVAGYWWPHDRDTRLPSRLREFLDAGPPPVFVGLGSATVPDPRRLGAEIAGALRRAGLRGVIQRGWAGLTADGDDMVTVDEVPHSLLFPRMAAVVHHCGAGTTAAGVRAGVPAVPVPIQFDEGFWGERLVALGVAPGTVPLRRLTADTLATALARVTREPGYARRATRLGIRVRGEDGVGRVVEAVTRLG, from the coding sequence ATGACGGCGGGTTCCCGGGGCGACGTGGCCCCCTTCACGGGTGTGGGCCGCGCGCTCGTACGTGCGGGACACCAGGTCACCCTGGTCACCCACGCGCGGTTCGCGCCGCTGGTGGCGGGCTCGGGCGTCGCCTTCCACGCACTGCCGTTGGACCCGCGGGCGGAGCTGGAGTCCGCGCGGGGCCGCGGACTGCACCGCAGCGCCACCGGCCCCGGCAAGCTGCTGCGGGTGACCCGGATGGCACGGACGCTGGTCGGGCAGATCGCCGACGATCTGCTGGCCGCAGCCCGCGAGGCCGACGCCCTGCTGCTGTCGGCCTCGGTCGCGCCCCTCGGCCACACGATCGCCGAGGGGCTGTCCCTGCCGAGCCTCGGGCTCTACCTGCAACCCGTCGCCCCCACCGGCGAGTTCGCCCCGCCGATGCTGGGCGGCGGCTCCTGGGGGGCGGTCGGCAACCGACTCGCCGGGCACGGCGTCGAGGCCGCCGTCGAACGGATCTTCACCCCGGTGCTGCCGACGGTGCGGGCCCGGCTGGGGCTGCCCGCCGTCCGCCGCGGCGTCGGCGCCGCACGACAGCGGCCGCGGCACGGCTGGCCGGTCCTGCACGGCTTCAGTCCGCTGGTGGTGCCGCGGCCCCGGGACTGGCGCGCGGAGCTGGACGTCGCCGGCTACTGGTGGCCCCACGACCGCGACACCCGGCTGCCGTCCCGCCTGCGGGAGTTCCTGGACGCGGGGCCGCCGCCGGTCTTCGTCGGCCTGGGCAGCGCGACGGTGCCCGACCCTCGGCGGCTCGGCGCCGAGATCGCCGGGGCGCTGCGGCGGGCGGGACTGCGCGGGGTGATCCAGCGCGGCTGGGCGGGCCTCACGGCAGACGGCGACGACATGGTGACGGTGGACGAAGTTCCCCACTCACTGCTCTTCCCGCGGATGGCCGCGGTCGTCCACCACTGCGGTGCGGGCACGACGGCGGCCGGCGTACGGGCGGGCGTGCCGGCCGTGCCGGTGCCGATCCAGTTCGACGAGGGTTTCTGGGGCGAGCGCCTGGTCGCGCTGGGGGTGGCCCCGGGTACGGTCCCGCTGCGCCGGCTGACCGCCGACACGCTGGCGACTGCCCTCGCACGGGTCACCCGCGAGCCCGGTTACGCCCGCCGGGCGACTCGGCTCGGGATACGGGTGCGCGGCGAGGACGGCGTGGGGCGGGTGGTGGAGGCGGTGACGCGGCTGGGGTGA
- a CDS encoding ricin-type beta-trefoil lectin domain protein, with the protein MFPPPPAHLVRHGRSAAARMLALLLTVVAALLFAQPGTAGAATSRQIAVPAAPMGWASWNSFAAKIDYNVIKQQVDAFVAAGLPAAGYQYINIDEGWWQGTRDSAGNITVDESEWPGGMKAIADYIHGKGLKAGIYTDAGKDGCGYYFPTGRPAAPGSGSEGHYDQDMLQFSRWGFDFVKVDWCGGDKEGLDAKTTYQAISNAIATATATTGRPMTLSLCNWGRQNPWNWAPGQGAMWRTNDDIILFGNKPSMANLLTNYDRNVHPTAQHTGYYNDADMLMVGMDGFTAAQNRTHMNLWAVSGAPLLAGNNLATMTTETANILKNPEVVAVDQDARGLQGVKVAEDSSGLQVYGKVLAGSGKRAVVLLNRTSAAANITARWADLGLTGASATVRDPWARADLGAFATGYTANVPAGGSVMLTVSGGTEAAGSTYTGTSSFSGVTAGNTGLKVVDVAYTNTASTARTATLKVNGQTTTTVSFPPTGSTQGTITLQVALSKGSANTLAFTGAPALADITVRPLPGANGSLVVGKQSGRCLDMFDTTITNGTQAELWDCNGGSNQAWTYTSRKELVVYGNKCLDAYDHGTSNGTKVVIWDCTGQNNQKWNVNSDGTITNVNAGLCLDAYGAATGNRTPIVLWTCGGADNQKWTLN; encoded by the coding sequence ATGTTCCCTCCACCCCCCGCGCACCTCGTCCGGCACGGGAGGTCCGCCGCCGCACGGATGCTCGCCCTGCTGCTGACGGTCGTCGCCGCCCTGTTGTTCGCCCAGCCCGGCACGGCCGGGGCCGCGACCTCGCGCCAGATCGCGGTGCCGGCCGCCCCGATGGGCTGGGCCTCCTGGAACAGCTTCGCGGCCAAGATCGACTACAACGTCATCAAGCAGCAGGTCGACGCGTTCGTGGCCGCGGGCCTGCCGGCGGCCGGATACCAGTACATCAACATCGACGAGGGCTGGTGGCAGGGCACCCGTGACAGCGCGGGCAACATCACCGTGGACGAGTCGGAGTGGCCCGGCGGCATGAAGGCCATCGCCGACTACATCCACGGCAAGGGCCTCAAGGCCGGTATCTACACCGACGCCGGCAAGGACGGCTGCGGCTACTACTTCCCGACCGGCCGCCCCGCCGCCCCGGGCAGCGGCAGCGAGGGCCACTACGACCAGGACATGCTCCAGTTCTCCCGGTGGGGCTTCGACTTCGTCAAGGTCGACTGGTGCGGCGGTGACAAGGAGGGCCTCGACGCGAAGACGACGTACCAGGCCATCAGCAACGCGATCGCCACGGCCACGGCGACGACCGGCCGCCCGATGACCCTGTCGCTGTGCAACTGGGGCCGGCAGAACCCGTGGAACTGGGCTCCGGGCCAGGGGGCGATGTGGCGGACCAACGACGACATCATCCTGTTCGGCAACAAGCCGTCCATGGCCAACCTGTTGACCAACTACGACCGCAACGTGCACCCCACGGCCCAGCACACCGGCTACTACAACGACGCGGACATGCTGATGGTCGGCATGGACGGCTTCACCGCGGCCCAGAACCGCACCCACATGAACCTGTGGGCCGTCTCCGGCGCACCGCTCCTCGCCGGCAACAACCTGGCCACGATGACGACGGAGACGGCGAACATCCTCAAGAACCCCGAGGTCGTCGCCGTCGACCAGGACGCGCGGGGACTGCAGGGCGTCAAGGTCGCCGAGGACAGCAGCGGGCTGCAGGTGTACGGCAAGGTCCTCGCCGGCAGCGGCAAGCGCGCCGTCGTCCTGCTCAACCGGACCTCCGCCGCAGCGAACATCACCGCCCGCTGGGCCGACCTGGGCCTGACCGGCGCCTCCGCGACCGTGCGCGACCCGTGGGCCCGCGCCGACCTCGGCGCCTTCGCCACCGGCTACACGGCGAACGTCCCGGCGGGCGGCTCGGTCATGCTCACCGTCAGCGGTGGCACCGAGGCGGCGGGCAGCACGTACACCGGCACGTCGAGCTTCTCCGGCGTGACCGCCGGCAACACCGGCCTGAAGGTCGTCGACGTCGCCTACACCAACACCGCCTCGACCGCCCGCACCGCGACCCTCAAGGTCAACGGCCAGACCACGACGACCGTCTCCTTCCCGCCGACGGGCTCCACACAGGGCACGATCACCCTTCAGGTCGCCCTGTCGAAGGGCTCCGCCAACACGCTCGCCTTCACGGGCGCGCCGGCCCTCGCGGACATCACGGTCAGGCCCCTGCCCGGCGCGAACGGCAGCCTCGTCGTCGGCAAGCAGTCCGGCCGCTGCCTGGACATGTTCGACACCACCATCACCAACGGCACGCAGGCGGAGCTCTGGGACTGCAACGGCGGCTCCAACCAGGCCTGGACGTACACCTCCCGCAAGGAACTCGTGGTGTACGGCAACAAGTGCCTGGACGCCTACGACCACGGCACTTCCAACGGCACCAAGGTCGTGATCTGGGACTGCACCGGCCAGAACAACCAGAAGTGGAACGTCAACAGCGACGGGACGATCACCAACGTCAACGCGGGTCTGTGCCTCGACGCGTACGGGGCGGCCACGGGCAACCGCACCCCGATCGTGCTGTGGACGTGCGGCGGCGCCGACAACCAGAAGTGGACCCTGAACTGA
- a CDS encoding nuclear transport factor 2 family protein, which translates to MGTAAGSAFTTETLRRGVEGQTPATLLSLYADDAELRLVDHNTQPSKPRVLHGRDEIAQLLDDVYSRDMTHKLEECIVQGDRAAYSESCRYPDGVRVLAESMITLRDGKIVEQTMIQAWDE; encoded by the coding sequence ATGGGCACCGCGGCAGGCTCCGCATTCACCACCGAGACGCTGCGCCGGGGCGTGGAAGGACAGACCCCGGCGACGCTGCTGTCGCTCTACGCCGACGACGCGGAACTGCGGCTCGTCGACCACAACACCCAGCCGAGCAAACCCCGGGTGCTGCACGGCCGGGACGAGATCGCCCAGCTGCTCGACGACGTCTACAGCCGGGACATGACCCACAAGCTGGAGGAGTGCATCGTCCAGGGCGACCGTGCCGCCTACAGCGAATCCTGCCGGTACCCGGACGGCGTGCGCGTGCTCGCCGAGTCGATGATCACCCTGCGCGACGGCAAGATCGTCGAGCAGACGATGATCCAGGCGTGGGACGAGTAG
- a CDS encoding ABC transporter ATP-binding protein codes for MTIAQPADDDRPTWRLLLGYVRPHRRALLTGAALSLVTGATGLLLPLVARKLIDDLGHDRAISGALLALTALVVANSVVGALGSYVLQRTAESVVLGARRALSSYLLRLRVTAVDRTEPGDLMARITSDTTLLREVTTDSLVGFGTGGLTLVATVVMMGLVDPVLLGVTLAVILCAGTVLGVIVPRINRASRRAQDAVGVMGASLERVLGALRTVKASGAEAREEATLHAAAEESWRQSVRAAKWSAAAGNTAGLAMQTAFITVLAVGGARVATGAIEIGTLVAFLLYVFYLMSPIQQVVGAITQYQTGSAALSRIQEALRLPAEPVSPWAVPLPASAAEPAAVAFTDVRFRYADDLPYVHHGVTFAVPARGMTAFVGPSGAGKTTVFSLIERFYDPESGVIALDGIDVADWELSRLRCAIGYVEQDAPVLSGSLRDNLLLGNAEADEDAVRGVLKTTRLEELVARLPQGLETLVGHRGTKLSGGERQRVAVARALLRRPRLLLLDEATSQLDAVNEAALRDTVAEVARTTTVLVVAHRLSTVTMADRIVVMDAGRVRAVGTHRELVAGDPLYAELAATQFLATVE; via the coding sequence GTGACCATCGCCCAGCCGGCCGACGACGACCGGCCCACGTGGCGCCTGCTGCTCGGCTACGTGCGTCCTCATCGCCGGGCCCTGCTCACCGGGGCGGCGCTCTCGCTCGTCACCGGCGCCACCGGTCTGCTGCTGCCGCTGGTGGCACGGAAACTGATCGACGACCTCGGCCACGACCGCGCGATATCGGGTGCGTTGCTCGCCCTGACGGCGCTGGTCGTCGCCAACTCCGTGGTGGGTGCGCTGGGCTCGTACGTGCTGCAGCGCACCGCGGAGTCGGTGGTGCTCGGGGCTCGGCGGGCGCTGTCCTCGTATCTGCTGCGGCTGCGCGTCACGGCCGTGGACAGAACCGAGCCCGGCGACCTGATGGCCCGCATCACCTCCGACACGACCCTGCTGCGGGAGGTCACCACCGACTCGCTGGTGGGTTTCGGTACCGGCGGGCTCACGCTGGTCGCCACGGTCGTGATGATGGGTCTGGTGGACCCGGTGCTGCTGGGCGTCACGCTGGCGGTGATCCTGTGCGCGGGCACGGTTCTCGGCGTGATCGTGCCCCGCATCAACCGGGCCAGCCGCCGGGCCCAGGACGCGGTGGGCGTGATGGGCGCCTCCCTGGAGCGGGTCCTCGGCGCGCTGCGCACCGTGAAGGCCTCGGGTGCCGAGGCCCGTGAGGAGGCGACGCTGCACGCGGCCGCCGAGGAGTCCTGGCGGCAGAGCGTGCGTGCCGCGAAGTGGTCGGCGGCGGCCGGCAACACGGCCGGCCTCGCCATGCAGACCGCCTTCATCACCGTCCTCGCGGTGGGCGGCGCGCGGGTGGCGACCGGCGCCATCGAGATCGGCACGCTGGTGGCGTTCCTGCTGTACGTCTTCTACCTGATGTCGCCGATCCAGCAGGTCGTCGGCGCGATCACCCAGTACCAGACGGGTTCCGCGGCGTTGAGCCGGATCCAGGAGGCCCTGCGCCTGCCCGCCGAGCCGGTGTCGCCCTGGGCCGTGCCGCTGCCGGCCTCCGCCGCCGAACCGGCCGCCGTCGCCTTCACCGATGTCCGTTTCCGCTACGCCGACGACCTGCCGTACGTCCACCACGGAGTGACGTTCGCGGTACCGGCCCGGGGCATGACCGCGTTCGTCGGACCCTCGGGCGCGGGCAAGACCACGGTGTTCTCGCTCATCGAGCGGTTCTACGACCCCGAGTCCGGGGTGATCGCCCTCGACGGCATCGACGTGGCCGACTGGGAGCTGTCGCGGCTGCGTTGCGCGATCGGTTACGTGGAGCAGGACGCGCCCGTCCTGTCGGGCTCGCTCCGCGACAACCTGCTGCTGGGCAACGCGGAGGCGGACGAGGACGCCGTGCGCGGGGTGCTGAAGACGACCCGGCTCGAGGAGCTGGTCGCCCGGCTGCCGCAGGGACTCGAGACGCTGGTCGGACACCGGGGGACGAAGCTGTCCGGCGGTGAGCGGCAGCGGGTGGCCGTCGCCCGCGCCCTGCTGCGCCGGCCTCGGCTGCTTCTGCTCGACGAGGCCACCTCCCAGCTGGACGCGGTGAACGAGGCCGCGCTGCGCGACACCGTGGCCGAGGTCGCCCGGACGACGACGGTGCTCGTCGTCGCCCACCGGCTGTCGACGGTCACGATGGCCGACCGGATCGTGGTGATGGACGCGGGCCGGGTCCGGGCGGTGGGCACGCACCGTGAGCTGGTGGCGGGCGATCCGCTCTACGCCGAGCTCGCGGCGACCCAGTTCCTCGCGACGGTCGAGTGA
- a CDS encoding S-(hydroxymethyl)mycothiol dehydrogenase, giving the protein MPQEVRAVIAPGRDEPVRVETIVIPDPGPGEAVVQIQACGVCHTDLHYKQGGINDEFPFLLGHEAAGVVESVGEGVTDVTPGDFVILNWRAVCGQCRACLRGRPWYCFDTHNAKQRMTLLDGTELSPALGIGAFAEKTLVAAGQCTKVDASVSASVAGLLGCGVMAGIGAAINTGNVGRGDSVAVIGCGGVGDAAVAGSRLAGAAKIIAVDIDDRKLAKAREMGATHTVNSKETDPVEAIRELTGGFGADVVIEAVGRPETYRQAFYARDLAGTVVLVGVPTPEMKLELPLLDVFGRGGALKSSWYGDCLPSRDFPVLIDLHLQGRLDLGAFVTETIALDEVEKAFERMHHGDVLRSVVVL; this is encoded by the coding sequence ATGCCGCAGGAAGTACGCGCAGTGATCGCACCGGGCCGGGACGAGCCGGTGCGGGTGGAGACGATCGTGATCCCGGATCCCGGTCCGGGCGAGGCGGTGGTGCAGATCCAGGCCTGCGGGGTGTGTCACACCGATCTGCACTACAAGCAGGGCGGCATCAACGACGAGTTCCCGTTCCTGCTCGGGCACGAGGCGGCGGGCGTGGTCGAGTCGGTCGGCGAGGGCGTCACGGACGTCACGCCCGGTGACTTCGTGATCCTGAACTGGCGGGCGGTGTGCGGCCAGTGCCGGGCCTGCCTGCGGGGCAGGCCGTGGTACTGCTTCGACACGCACAACGCGAAGCAGCGGATGACCCTGCTGGACGGCACGGAGCTCTCGCCGGCCCTCGGCATCGGCGCCTTCGCGGAGAAGACGCTGGTGGCGGCGGGTCAGTGCACCAAGGTGGACGCCTCGGTGTCGGCCTCCGTGGCGGGGTTGCTCGGGTGCGGGGTGATGGCCGGCATCGGCGCCGCGATCAACACCGGCAACGTCGGGCGCGGCGACAGCGTGGCCGTCATCGGCTGCGGCGGGGTCGGTGACGCGGCGGTCGCCGGGTCACGGCTGGCCGGCGCGGCGAAGATCATCGCCGTGGACATCGACGACCGCAAACTGGCCAAGGCCCGCGAGATGGGCGCCACGCACACCGTGAACTCCAAGGAGACCGACCCGGTCGAGGCGATCCGGGAGCTGACCGGCGGCTTCGGCGCCGACGTCGTCATCGAGGCGGTCGGCCGCCCGGAGACGTACCGGCAGGCCTTCTACGCCCGCGACCTCGCGGGCACCGTCGTCCTCGTCGGCGTCCCCACCCCCGAGATGAAGCTCGAACTCCCGCTGCTGGACGTGTTCGGCCGCGGCGGGGCGCTGAAGTCGTCCTGGTACGGCGACTGTCTGCCCTCGCGTGACTTCCCCGTGCTGATCGACCTCCATCTGCAGGGCCGCCTGGACCTGGGCGCGTTCGTCACCGAGACCATCGCTCTGGACGAGGTGGAGAAGGCGTTCGAGCGGATGCACCACGGAGACGTTCTGCGTTCGGTGGTGGTGCTGTGA
- a CDS encoding MBL fold metallo-hydrolase, with protein sequence MAARIEHLVTSGQFSLDGGTWDVDNNVWIVGDDHEAIVIDAAHDADAILAALGGRRLTGIVCTHAHNDHVSAAPALADATGATIWLHPDDLPLWKLTHPDREPDAHLVDGQVIEAAGADLTVLHTPGHAPGAVCLHEPGLGVLFTGDTLFHGGPGATGRSYSHFPTIIASIRDRLLALPPETKVLTGHGDATTIGAEAPHLQEWIARGH encoded by the coding sequence ATGGCCGCGCGCATCGAACACCTCGTCACCTCGGGGCAGTTCAGCCTCGACGGCGGCACCTGGGACGTCGACAACAACGTGTGGATCGTCGGCGACGACCACGAGGCGATCGTCATCGACGCCGCGCACGACGCCGACGCGATCCTCGCCGCCCTCGGCGGGCGACGGCTGACCGGCATCGTGTGCACCCACGCCCACAACGACCACGTCTCCGCCGCGCCCGCCCTCGCCGACGCGACCGGTGCCACGATCTGGCTGCACCCCGACGACCTGCCGCTGTGGAAGCTCACCCACCCGGACCGCGAGCCGGACGCCCACCTGGTCGACGGCCAGGTCATCGAGGCCGCCGGCGCCGATCTCACCGTGCTGCACACCCCCGGGCACGCACCCGGCGCCGTGTGCCTCCACGAGCCCGGACTGGGCGTGCTGTTCACCGGCGACACCCTCTTCCACGGCGGCCCCGGCGCCACCGGCCGCTCCTACTCCCACTTCCCGACGATCATCGCCTCCATCAGGGACCGGCTGCTCGCCCTCCCGCCGGAGACGAAGGTGCTGACCGGACACGGCGACGCGACCACCATCGGCGCCGAGGCGCCCCACCTCCAGGAGTGGATCGCCCGGGGCCACTGA